A region of Plantactinospora sp. BC1 DNA encodes the following proteins:
- a CDS encoding efflux RND transporter permease subunit → MSFLARLSLANRGLVALIAIVITGFGVYAVPSLKQQLLPSLEFPAAFIVAPYPGAGPEVVEEQVAEPIENSIQGIAGLTKVTSTSQEGSATLQVEYEFGTDLDDAVNKMQTALNRLSLPENVEPQVIAGSTDDLPAVVLAAAGNGDERALAEKLAETVVPELESIDGVRTVEVTGARDEQIVITPDPAKLAASGVAPTAIGEALRANGVTIPAGALTEADQTRTVQVGGQIGSVEELAGVFLTGRAGGQPVRLGDVATVRQQLAAPTSFTRTDGTDSLGIMVTASPDGNAVRISHDIRDRLADLSTASGATLSVVFDQAPFVEKSIESLTTEGLLGLVMAVLVILVFLLSIRSTLVTAVSIPLSVLVALIALWVGDYSLNLLTLGALTIAVGRVVDDSIVVLENIKRHLGYGEEKRTAILGGVREVAGAVVASTLTTVAVFTPIVLVGGFVGQLFAPFAITVTVALLASLLVSLTIIPVLAYWFLRPANGGATEEAVRRAAEEKELRSPLQRGYLPVIRFATRRRWLTVGLGLVVLLGTFGLATRLETNFLDDSGQDTLSISQELPVGSSLTATDAAAKQVERVLADADGVKSYQVTVGGGGGNPFGGGGGANEASFSVALDEEADAGQVQESLRTEFDKLTGAGELSFGGAGGPGGGSVNEIQVIVRAADQEVLARASEQVGKAMSEVADVTDVRSSLADSAPRIDVKVDRAAAARLGLSEAAVGQLVAQQFRGSPLGQVSLDGRQQDVVLRTGQPPAGIEALRALPVGPPGPAGVVKLDDIAEVTEVQGPLAVTRIDGERSVTVSGTSTGSNLGATTTALREKLDGIEVPGATFEIGGVSAEQQEAFADLGLAVLAAIAIVFVIMVATFGSLLQPLILLVSIPFAATGAIGLLLATDTPLGVPALIGVLMLVGIVVTNAIVLMDLINQYRARGMGVVEAVVEGGRRRLRPILMTAIATIFALLPMALGLTGEGGFISQPLAIVVIGGLISSTLLTLVLVPTLYTMVENTKERIRRRRSGAGTAGADEAAGPDVPAGEPVPAGAAVGAPGGGSPGPVPARPSGALVDGTDQFEVLRLPKSRRSPLPPTED, encoded by the coding sequence ATGTCGTTCCTCGCCAGACTCAGTCTCGCCAACCGAGGACTTGTCGCGCTCATCGCGATCGTGATCACAGGGTTCGGCGTGTACGCCGTACCGTCGCTGAAGCAGCAGCTCCTGCCCTCGCTGGAGTTCCCGGCGGCCTTCATCGTCGCGCCGTACCCGGGCGCCGGGCCGGAGGTCGTGGAGGAGCAGGTCGCCGAGCCGATCGAGAACAGCATCCAGGGGATCGCCGGGCTGACCAAGGTCACCTCCACCTCCCAGGAGGGCAGCGCCACCCTCCAGGTCGAGTACGAGTTCGGCACCGACCTCGACGACGCGGTCAACAAGATGCAGACCGCGCTGAACCGGCTCTCGCTGCCGGAGAACGTCGAGCCGCAGGTGATCGCCGGCAGCACCGACGACCTGCCGGCGGTGGTACTCGCGGCGGCCGGCAACGGTGACGAGCGGGCCCTGGCGGAGAAGCTCGCCGAGACCGTCGTGCCGGAGCTGGAGTCGATCGACGGCGTCCGTACCGTCGAGGTGACCGGCGCCCGCGACGAGCAGATCGTGATCACCCCCGACCCGGCGAAGCTGGCCGCGTCCGGCGTCGCGCCGACCGCGATCGGCGAGGCGCTGCGGGCCAACGGCGTGACCATCCCGGCCGGGGCGCTGACCGAGGCGGACCAGACCCGGACGGTCCAGGTCGGCGGCCAGATCGGCTCGGTCGAGGAACTCGCCGGGGTCTTCCTGACCGGGCGGGCCGGCGGCCAGCCGGTCCGGCTCGGCGACGTGGCGACCGTGCGGCAGCAGCTCGCCGCGCCGACCTCGTTCACCCGGACCGACGGCACGGACAGCCTCGGCATCATGGTCACCGCCAGCCCGGACGGCAACGCGGTGCGGATCTCGCACGACATCCGGGACCGGCTCGCCGACCTCTCCACCGCCTCCGGCGCCACCCTCAGCGTCGTCTTCGACCAGGCGCCGTTCGTCGAGAAGTCGATCGAGAGCCTGACCACCGAGGGCCTGCTCGGCCTGGTCATGGCCGTACTCGTGATCCTGGTCTTCCTGCTCTCGATCCGCTCGACCCTGGTCACCGCGGTCTCCATCCCGCTGTCGGTGCTGGTGGCCCTGATCGCGCTCTGGGTCGGCGACTACTCGCTCAACCTGCTCACCCTCGGCGCGCTGACCATCGCGGTCGGCCGGGTGGTCGACGACTCCATCGTCGTGCTGGAGAACATCAAACGACATCTCGGGTACGGCGAGGAGAAGCGCACCGCCATCCTCGGCGGGGTACGCGAGGTGGCCGGCGCGGTGGTCGCGTCCACCCTGACCACGGTCGCCGTCTTCACCCCGATCGTGCTGGTCGGCGGCTTCGTCGGGCAGCTCTTCGCGCCGTTCGCGATCACCGTCACGGTGGCGCTGCTCGCCTCGCTGCTGGTCTCGCTGACCATCATCCCGGTGCTGGCGTACTGGTTCCTCCGGCCGGCGAACGGTGGCGCGACCGAGGAGGCGGTGCGACGGGCGGCCGAGGAGAAGGAGCTGCGCAGCCCACTGCAACGCGGGTACCTGCCGGTGATCCGGTTCGCGACCCGGCGGCGCTGGCTCACCGTCGGCCTCGGCCTGGTGGTGCTGCTCGGCACCTTCGGCCTGGCCACCCGGCTGGAGACGAACTTCCTGGACGACTCCGGGCAGGACACCCTGAGCATCAGCCAGGAGTTGCCGGTCGGCAGCAGCCTGACCGCCACCGACGCCGCCGCCAAGCAGGTCGAGCGGGTGCTGGCCGACGCCGACGGGGTGAAGTCGTACCAGGTGACCGTGGGCGGGGGCGGCGGCAACCCGTTCGGCGGGGGCGGCGGCGCCAACGAGGCGAGCTTCTCCGTGGCGCTGGACGAGGAGGCCGACGCCGGGCAGGTCCAGGAGTCGCTCCGGACCGAGTTCGACAAGCTGACCGGGGCCGGCGAACTCAGCTTCGGCGGGGCCGGCGGGCCGGGCGGCGGTTCGGTGAACGAGATCCAGGTGATCGTCCGCGCCGCCGACCAGGAGGTGCTGGCCCGGGCGAGCGAGCAGGTCGGCAAGGCGATGTCGGAGGTGGCGGACGTCACCGACGTACGCAGCAGCCTGGCCGACAGCGCCCCCCGGATCGACGTCAAGGTGGACCGGGCCGCCGCCGCCCGGCTCGGACTCTCCGAGGCGGCCGTCGGGCAGCTCGTCGCGCAGCAGTTCCGGGGCAGCCCGCTCGGCCAGGTGTCACTGGACGGCCGGCAGCAGGACGTGGTGCTGCGTACCGGGCAGCCGCCCGCCGGGATCGAGGCGCTGCGGGCGCTGCCGGTGGGGCCGCCCGGCCCGGCCGGGGTGGTGAAGCTGGACGACATCGCCGAGGTGACCGAGGTGCAGGGCCCGCTCGCGGTGACCCGGATCGACGGCGAGCGCAGCGTGACGGTCAGCGGTACGTCGACCGGCTCCAACCTGGGTGCCACCACCACCGCGCTGCGGGAGAAGCTGGACGGGATCGAGGTGCCGGGGGCGACCTTCGAGATCGGTGGCGTCAGCGCCGAGCAGCAGGAGGCCTTCGCCGACCTGGGGCTGGCGGTACTCGCCGCGATCGCGATCGTCTTCGTGATCATGGTCGCCACCTTCGGCAGCCTGCTCCAGCCGCTGATCCTGCTGGTCTCCATCCCGTTCGCGGCGACCGGAGCGATCGGCCTGCTGCTGGCCACCGACACTCCGCTGGGCGTACCGGCGCTGATCGGTGTGCTGATGCTGGTCGGCATCGTGGTGACCAACGCGATCGTGCTGATGGACCTGATCAACCAGTACCGGGCCCGGGGGATGGGCGTGGTCGAGGCGGTGGTCGAGGGCGGCCGGCGTCGGCTGCGGCCCATCCTGATGACCGCGATCGCGACCATCTTCGCCCTGCTGCCGATGGCGCTCGGCCTGACCGGTGAGGGCGGGTTCATCTCGCAGCCGCTGGCCATCGTGGTGATCGGCGGCCTGATCAGCTCGACGCTGCTCACCCTGGTGCTGGTGCCGACCCTCTACACGATGGTGGAGAACACCAAGGAGCGGATCCGGCGCCGCCGGTCCGGGGCGGGGACGGCGGGTGCCGACGAGGCGGCCGGCCCGGACGTACCGGCCGGCGAGCCGGTGCCGGCGGGTGCCGCTGTCGGCGCACCGGGCGGCGGGTCGCCGGGGCCGGTGCCGGCCCGTCCGTCGGGCGCGCTGGTGGACGGTACCGACCAGTTCGAGGTACTCCGGCTGCCGAAGAGCCGCCGGTCGCCGCTGCCGCCGACGGAGGACTGA
- a CDS encoding MFS transporter: MSSAVSVLTRNRDFRRLFSAELVVFGADWFVMVPLLVLLPELTGSGVWGALVLAADNSILALLLPYAGTVADRLDRKRILIASNLTALAAIVLLLGVRDSGTAWLALVAVGAVAVAKAFYSPAASAALPNVVDPEDLAGANAIAGSAWGTMSIVGASLGGVLTAAVGPYACFWVAVVGLAVAAGLTLLIRRPMQQPRDHALPAPHPWAALGEAARYIGHRPRVLALVTVKSAVGLGNGVLTVFPLLATLYGVGPIGTGLLFAVRGAGALVGPLLMRRVLKHRSWLFTGLALSMSLYGLGYLGVSVTRWFPLVLVLVFVAHLAGGSNWVMSNYALQAEVPDRLRGRVFATDMMLATVAIALSQLVVAGVVDHVDQRVVLAGCGLTTLVYALGWWVATRRLDPTDDQGPEPAPSRA, encoded by the coding sequence GTGTCGTCTGCCGTTTCAGTCCTTACCCGGAACCGGGACTTCCGCCGACTCTTCAGCGCCGAACTCGTGGTCTTCGGGGCCGACTGGTTCGTGATGGTGCCGCTGCTGGTGCTCCTGCCGGAGCTGACCGGCAGCGGGGTGTGGGGAGCCCTGGTGCTCGCCGCCGACAACAGCATCCTCGCCCTGCTGCTGCCGTACGCCGGCACCGTCGCGGACCGGCTGGACCGCAAGCGGATCCTGATCGCCTCGAACCTGACCGCGCTGGCCGCGATCGTGCTGCTGCTCGGGGTACGCGACTCCGGCACCGCCTGGCTGGCGCTGGTCGCGGTCGGCGCGGTGGCGGTGGCCAAGGCGTTCTACTCGCCGGCCGCCTCGGCCGCGCTGCCGAACGTGGTCGACCCGGAGGACCTCGCCGGCGCCAACGCGATCGCCGGTTCGGCGTGGGGCACGATGAGCATCGTCGGGGCGTCCCTCGGTGGTGTGCTGACCGCCGCCGTCGGGCCGTACGCCTGTTTCTGGGTGGCCGTGGTCGGCCTGGCGGTGGCCGCCGGGCTGACCCTGCTGATCCGCCGCCCGATGCAGCAGCCGCGCGACCACGCCCTGCCGGCGCCGCACCCGTGGGCGGCGCTCGGCGAGGCGGCGCGCTACATCGGGCACCGTCCCCGGGTGCTGGCCCTGGTCACCGTGAAGAGCGCGGTCGGCCTCGGCAACGGGGTGCTGACCGTCTTTCCGCTGCTGGCCACCCTCTACGGGGTGGGCCCGATCGGCACCGGCCTGCTCTTCGCGGTACGCGGTGCCGGCGCGCTCGTCGGCCCACTGCTGATGCGCCGGGTACTGAAGCACCGGTCCTGGCTCTTCACCGGCCTCGCCCTGTCGATGTCGCTGTACGGGCTCGGCTACCTCGGGGTGTCGGTGACCCGGTGGTTCCCGCTGGTGCTGGTCCTGGTCTTCGTCGCGCACCTGGCCGGTGGCAGCAACTGGGTGATGTCCAACTACGCGTTGCAGGCCGAGGTGCCGGACCGGCTGCGGGGCCGCGTCTTCGCCACCGACATGATGCTGGCGACGGTGGCGATCGCGCTCAGCCAGCTCGTGGTGGCCGGCGTGGTGGACCACGTCGACCAGCGGGTGGTGCTGGCCGGCTGCGGCCTCACCACCCTGGTGTACGCGCTCGGCTGGTGGGTCGCCACCCGCCGCCTCGACCCCACCGACGACCAGGGCCCGGAACCCGCCCCCTCCCGGGCGTGA
- a CDS encoding phosphodiesterase, translated as MSSRLARWRGGRLLHPRGLSFTGEVELWGPLADGLAGGSGRYPGTVRLSRGTPTPQGWPDLLGLGVRLHTPDGPFDLLLSGSSRPPLLRHLPLPHRDFAGPYGSLLAYRFGGRRAYLLARADRPLGSSLDEVAEVAARGEARLELLAAGWGGPWRAFGRIVLGTRLPEEVDAALAFDPDGRRGSELRPRGLLQWTRVLSYSFSQRGRGAAEDQTRLP; from the coding sequence GTGTCGAGCCGCCTCGCGCGCTGGCGGGGCGGCCGGCTGCTGCACCCGCGCGGGCTCTCCTTCACCGGCGAGGTCGAGCTGTGGGGGCCGCTCGCCGACGGCCTGGCCGGCGGCTCCGGCCGGTACCCGGGGACCGTGCGGCTCTCCCGGGGCACCCCGACCCCGCAGGGCTGGCCCGACCTGCTCGGGCTCGGCGTCCGGCTGCACACCCCCGACGGCCCCTTCGACCTGCTGCTCTCCGGCAGCAGCCGACCGCCGCTGCTCCGGCACCTGCCGCTGCCGCACCGCGACTTCGCCGGGCCGTACGGGAGCCTGCTGGCGTACCGGTTCGGCGGTCGCCGGGCCTACCTGCTGGCCCGGGCCGACCGTCCGCTGGGATCGTCCCTCGACGAGGTGGCCGAGGTCGCCGCCCGTGGCGAGGCCCGGCTCGAGCTGCTGGCGGCCGGCTGGGGCGGCCCGTGGCGCGCCTTCGGCCGGATCGTCCTCGGTACCCGACTGCCCGAGGAGGTCGACGCGGCGCTCGCCTTCGACCCGGACGGTCGGCGCGGCTCGGAGCTGCGGCCGAGGGGTCTGCTCCAGTGGACGCGGGTGCTCAGCTACTCGTTCTCGCAGCGCGGCCGGGGTGCCGCGGAGGACCAGACCCGGCTGCCCTGA
- a CDS encoding SPFH domain-containing protein — MERAAFRISGFIPTAVMLVLAAVGIASIASVLGEPGVDLRITVVTVGYAVLAALVATGYTVVNPNEAQVVQFFGRYVGTIRQAGLHWTWPLTARQKVTLRVRNFETARLKVSDADGNPVEIAAVVVWQVVDSARAAFAVDDHVEYVAVQSEAAVRHLATSYPYEAHDSGRASLRDSAVVSDELTSELRERVELAGVEVLESRITHLAYAPEIAQAMLARQQASAIVGARFKIVEGAVGMVSNALERLREEHVVELDEERKAQMVANLLVVLCGDRAAQPVVNTGSLYS; from the coding sequence ATGGAACGAGCTGCCTTCCGGATCTCCGGGTTCATCCCCACCGCGGTCATGCTGGTCCTGGCCGCCGTCGGGATCGCCAGCATCGCGTCGGTGCTCGGCGAACCGGGTGTCGACCTGCGGATCACGGTGGTCACCGTCGGCTACGCCGTACTGGCCGCGCTGGTGGCCACCGGATACACCGTGGTCAACCCGAACGAGGCCCAGGTGGTGCAGTTCTTCGGCCGCTACGTGGGCACCATCCGGCAGGCGGGCCTGCACTGGACCTGGCCGCTCACCGCACGGCAGAAGGTCACCCTGCGGGTACGCAACTTCGAGACCGCCCGACTGAAGGTCTCCGACGCCGACGGCAACCCGGTGGAGATCGCCGCCGTCGTCGTGTGGCAGGTGGTCGACTCCGCCCGGGCCGCCTTCGCGGTCGACGACCACGTCGAGTACGTCGCCGTGCAGTCCGAGGCGGCCGTCCGGCACCTCGCCACCAGCTACCCGTACGAGGCGCACGACTCGGGTCGGGCGAGCCTGCGGGACAGCGCCGTGGTCAGCGACGAGTTGACCTCCGAGCTGCGCGAACGGGTCGAGCTGGCCGGCGTGGAGGTGCTGGAGTCCCGGATCACCCACCTGGCGTACGCCCCGGAGATCGCCCAGGCGATGCTGGCCCGCCAGCAGGCGAGTGCGATCGTGGGTGCCCGGTTCAAGATCGTCGAAGGGGCCGTCGGCATGGTCTCCAACGCGCTGGAACGGCTGCGCGAGGAGCACGTGGTCGAGCTGGACGAGGAACGGAAGGCGCAGATGGTGGCGAACCTGCTCGTCGTGCTCTGCGGTGACCGGGCCGCCCAGCCGGTGGTGAACACCGGTTCCCTCTACAGCTAG
- the thrB gene encoding homoserine kinase, translated as MRPTFVSEPVRVRVPATSANLGPGFDALGLALALYDDVSARTTAGGCRVEVTGQGAGELPTGDDHLVVRAMRAGFDALGGQPPGLAVECVNRIPQARGLGSSSAAIVAGIQLARALVEDGMRRLDDAAALRLAAELEGHPDNVAPCLLGGFTIAWTESGGPARAVRLPVAPQVRATVFVPEERGLTATARAALPATVPHVDAARNAGRAALLVHALTTDPALLFEATEDRLHQHYRAAGMPGTAARLAQLRAAGVPAVVSGAGPSILVLSSGEEKFEAGMGWTAQRLPIDVAGARVDGGRLGHAERGPVAAGRKS; from the coding sequence ATGCGGCCGACCTTCGTTTCCGAACCGGTCCGGGTCCGGGTGCCGGCGACCAGCGCCAACCTCGGTCCGGGCTTCGACGCGCTCGGTCTGGCGCTGGCGCTCTACGACGACGTCAGCGCCCGGACGACGGCGGGCGGCTGTCGGGTCGAGGTGACCGGGCAGGGGGCCGGAGAGCTGCCGACCGGCGACGACCATCTGGTCGTCCGGGCCATGCGGGCCGGTTTCGACGCACTCGGGGGTCAACCGCCGGGGCTGGCCGTGGAGTGCGTCAACCGGATCCCGCAGGCGCGCGGCCTGGGCTCATCGTCCGCGGCGATCGTCGCCGGGATCCAACTGGCCAGGGCGCTGGTCGAGGACGGCATGCGGCGGCTCGACGACGCGGCGGCACTGCGGCTGGCGGCGGAGCTGGAGGGACATCCGGACAATGTCGCGCCGTGCCTGCTCGGCGGGTTCACCATCGCCTGGACCGAGTCGGGCGGTCCGGCCCGCGCGGTCCGGTTGCCGGTGGCGCCGCAGGTCCGGGCCACGGTCTTCGTACCCGAGGAGCGCGGGCTGACCGCGACCGCCCGCGCGGCGCTGCCGGCGACGGTGCCGCACGTCGACGCGGCCCGCAACGCCGGCCGGGCCGCGCTGCTGGTGCACGCCCTGACCACCGATCCGGCGCTGCTCTTCGAGGCGACCGAGGACCGGCTGCACCAGCACTACCGGGCGGCCGGAATGCCGGGCACCGCCGCCCGGTTGGCGCAGTTGCGTGCGGCTGGTGTGCCGGCTGTGGTCAGTGGGGCGGGGCCGTCGATTCTCGTGCTGAGCAGCGGCGAGGAGAAATTCGAGGCGGGAATGGGTTGGACCGCGCAAAGGTTGCCCATAGACGTAGCCGGCGCCCGGGTCGATGGGGGTAGACTGGGACACGCCGAGCGGGGCCCTGTTGCCGCAGGTCGGAAGAGTTGA
- the rho gene encoding transcription termination factor Rho produces MSDTTDVTSDVSNVAGEATTGATRRRRTGTGLSAMLLPELQSLAASLGISGTARMRKGELIAAISERQAGATNSTGGGAPRPRAEVSAAAAPAREEVRAEVRDSADRPDGERRAAEQVPAAAGGEGRTRTSRRSSRTAAATAEVETAAPTERNERNERPERAERGDRAERAERGDRAERTDGAERTDGGERGDRADRGESRNGRDRNERGDRGERGESRNDRGQRSADRDRSTDRDRDRDRDSDGDDDGEGGGRRSRRSRFRDRRRGRGERAENGESGGGREPQVNEDDVLVPVAGIIDVLDNYAFVRTTGYLSGPNDVYVSMSQVKKYGLRRGDAVTGAVRAARDGEQRRDKYNPLVRLDTINGMDPDEAKRRPEFYKLTPLYPQERLRLETEPHILTTRVIDLVTPIGKGQRALIMSPPKAGKTMVLQAIANAITHNNPECHLMVVLVDERPEEVTDMQRSVKGEVVAATFDRPPQDHTTVAELAIERAKRLVELGHDVVVLLDSVTRLGRSYNLAAPASGRIMSGGIDSTALYPPKRFLGAARNIENGGSLTILATALVETGSVMDTVIFEEFKGTGNAELKLDRKIADKRVFPAIDIHTSGTRKEEILLAPEELAITHKLRKVLHSLDSQAALDLLLDRLKQSRTNIEFLMQIAKSTPGE; encoded by the coding sequence TTGAGCGACACCACCGACGTGACGTCGGATGTTTCCAACGTCGCTGGCGAAGCCACCACCGGCGCCACCCGTCGTCGGCGGACCGGCACCGGGCTGTCGGCGATGCTGCTGCCAGAGTTGCAGAGCCTGGCCGCGTCGCTCGGCATCTCCGGTACGGCCCGGATGCGCAAGGGCGAGCTGATCGCCGCCATCTCGGAACGGCAGGCTGGTGCCACCAACAGCACGGGCGGCGGCGCGCCGCGCCCGCGTGCCGAGGTGTCGGCCGCTGCCGCGCCGGCTCGCGAAGAGGTCCGGGCCGAGGTGCGGGACAGCGCCGACCGGCCGGACGGTGAGCGTCGGGCCGCCGAGCAGGTGCCCGCCGCCGCTGGCGGCGAGGGTCGGACCCGGACGTCCCGCCGGTCCAGCCGGACCGCTGCCGCCACCGCCGAGGTGGAGACCGCGGCGCCGACGGAGCGCAACGAGCGGAACGAGCGTCCGGAGCGGGCCGAGCGCGGTGACCGCGCGGAGCGGGCCGAGCGCGGTGACCGCGCGGAGCGGACCGACGGTGCCGAGCGGACCGACGGTGGCGAGCGCGGCGACCGCGCGGACCGGGGCGAGTCGCGCAACGGCCGGGACCGCAACGAGCGGGGTGACCGGGGCGAGCGTGGCGAGTCGCGCAACGACCGTGGACAGCGCTCGGCGGACCGGGACCGTTCGACGGACCGGGACAGGGATCGGGACCGGGACAGCGACGGCGACGACGACGGCGAGGGCGGCGGCCGGCGCAGCCGGCGGAGCCGCTTCCGTGACCGGCGTCGGGGCCGGGGCGAGCGGGCGGAGAACGGCGAGAGCGGCGGCGGCCGGGAGCCTCAGGTCAACGAGGACGACGTCCTCGTACCGGTGGCCGGCATCATCGACGTGCTCGACAACTACGCCTTCGTCCGGACCACCGGCTACCTCTCCGGCCCGAACGACGTCTACGTGTCGATGTCCCAGGTCAAGAAGTACGGCCTGCGCCGCGGTGACGCGGTCACCGGTGCGGTACGCGCGGCCCGGGACGGCGAGCAGCGGCGGGACAAGTACAACCCGCTGGTCCGGCTCGACACCATCAACGGGATGGACCCGGACGAGGCGAAGCGGCGTCCCGAGTTCTACAAGTTGACCCCGCTCTACCCGCAGGAGCGGCTCCGGTTGGAGACCGAGCCGCACATCCTGACCACCCGGGTCATCGACCTGGTGACGCCGATCGGCAAGGGTCAGCGGGCGCTCATCATGTCGCCGCCGAAGGCCGGTAAGACCATGGTGTTGCAGGCGATCGCCAACGCGATCACCCACAACAACCCCGAGTGCCACCTGATGGTCGTGCTCGTCGACGAGCGGCCCGAAGAGGTCACCGACATGCAGCGCTCGGTCAAGGGCGAGGTTGTCGCGGCCACCTTCGACCGTCCGCCGCAGGACCACACCACGGTCGCCGAGCTGGCGATCGAGCGGGCCAAGCGCCTGGTCGAGCTGGGCCACGACGTGGTCGTACTGCTCGACTCGGTGACCCGGCTCGGCCGGTCGTACAACCTGGCGGCGCCGGCCAGTGGTCGGATCATGTCCGGCGGTATCGACTCCACCGCGCTCTACCCGCCGAAGCGGTTCCTGGGCGCGGCGCGGAACATCGAGAACGGCGGCTCGCTGACCATCCTCGCCACCGCGCTGGTGGAGACCGGGTCCGTGATGGACACGGTCATCTTCGAGGAGTTCAAGGGCACCGGCAACGCGGAGCTGAAGCTGGACCGGAAGATCGCCGACAAGCGGGTCTTCCCGGCCATCGACATCCACACCTCCGGCACCCGTAAGGAGGAGATCCTGCTGGCCCCGGAGGAGTTGGCCATCACGCACAAGCTGCGCAAGGTGCTGCACTCGCTCGACTCGCAGGCCGCGCTGGACCTCCTGCTGGACCGGCTCAAGCAGTCCCGGACCAACATCGAGTTCCTGATGCAGATCGCGAAGTCGACGCCGGGGGAGTAA
- a CDS encoding NAD(P)-dependent oxidoreductase yields the protein MEENTAAVQTPLTLLGLGAMGTALARAWLAAGHPLTVWNRTAARAEPLGAEGATVARTAAEAVAANRLVVACLLDDASVRQTLADTDLTGRDLVNLSTSTPGQARALADWAQRRGARFVDGGIMAVPPMIGVEGSGGYVFYSGSTDLFETHRDVLAVPAGTRYVGADPGFAALHDVALLSAMTGMFAGVAHAFALIRREEIPPRDFAPLLEGWLTGMAPFVRLTAAQLASGDYVTGTGSNLAMMVAANETLLNTAREQGVGTELLTPYLDLMARRLADGHGAESDTGVIDLLLR from the coding sequence ATGGAAGAGAACACCGCCGCCGTGCAGACCCCACTGACCCTGCTCGGGCTCGGTGCCATGGGTACCGCACTCGCCCGCGCCTGGCTCGCCGCCGGACACCCGCTGACCGTCTGGAACCGCACCGCCGCCCGAGCCGAACCGCTCGGCGCCGAGGGCGCCACCGTCGCCCGCACCGCCGCCGAGGCGGTGGCCGCGAACCGACTCGTGGTGGCCTGCCTGCTCGACGACGCCTCGGTCCGGCAGACCCTGGCCGACACCGACCTGACCGGCCGCGACCTGGTCAACCTCAGCACCAGCACACCCGGCCAGGCCCGCGCCCTCGCCGACTGGGCGCAGCGGCGCGGCGCCCGGTTCGTCGACGGCGGGATCATGGCGGTACCCCCGATGATCGGCGTCGAGGGGTCCGGTGGCTACGTCTTCTACAGCGGCTCCACCGACCTCTTCGAGACCCACCGGGACGTACTGGCCGTACCGGCCGGCACCCGGTACGTCGGCGCGGATCCCGGCTTCGCCGCGCTGCACGACGTGGCACTGCTCAGCGCGATGACCGGGATGTTCGCCGGGGTCGCGCACGCCTTCGCGCTGATCCGCCGGGAGGAGATCCCGCCGAGGGACTTCGCCCCGCTGCTGGAGGGCTGGCTCACCGGGATGGCCCCGTTCGTGCGCCTGACCGCGGCACAACTGGCCAGCGGCGACTACGTCACCGGTACCGGGTCGAACCTCGCGATGATGGTGGCCGCGAACGAGACGCTGCTGAACACGGCCCGGGAGCAGGGGGTCGGCACGGAACTGCTGACGCCGTACCTGGACCTGATGGCCCGCCGACTCGCCGACGGGCACGGCGCGGAGAGCGACACGGGCGTGATCGACCTGCTGCTCCGCTGA
- a CDS encoding helix-turn-helix domain-containing protein produces MPTVRRPGAPGAYVCGIDAAMAVVGGKWKVLILWALGEQVCRFGELRRLVPGVTEKVLASHLRELEADGIVHREVYEEVPPRVEYSLTPLGVSLNAALEPLGAWGREHVLGAGYPADRG; encoded by the coding sequence ATGCCGACGGTACGGCGACCGGGAGCGCCCGGGGCGTACGTCTGCGGGATCGACGCGGCGATGGCCGTGGTCGGCGGCAAGTGGAAGGTGCTGATCCTCTGGGCCCTCGGCGAGCAGGTGTGCCGCTTCGGTGAGCTGCGCCGGCTGGTGCCGGGGGTGACCGAGAAGGTGCTCGCCTCGCACCTGCGGGAGCTGGAGGCGGACGGCATCGTGCACCGCGAGGTGTACGAGGAGGTGCCGCCCCGGGTGGAATATTCGCTGACCCCGCTCGGCGTCTCGCTGAACGCGGCGCTGGAACCGCTCGGCGCCTGGGGCCGGGAGCACGTCCTCGGCGCCGGATATCCCGCCGACCGCGGTTGA